Below is a genomic region from Saccharomyces eubayanus strain FM1318 chromosome XV, whole genome shotgun sequence.
CCATATACAAATTCACGGACTTTTGTACAGTTCTATGTTTTTTGTATTGCTTTTTATCGAAAATACCGATACTTCATAATTAAGTCTGTAGTGTAAGGTACTCAGTGAGGTCCAGTTTCTAAGAGTATTTCTTCTCAAAAATTGGAATGTGTAGCTCTGAATGAAAGTCTTAGAAGGACATTTTTGAATCTCGCCatctattattttgaagtcGTTGGCGGAACGATTAAccttttctgtttctctTGTATCCGCTAAAGGAGTGACAAAGCGCAGAGTATgcgggaaaaaaaaacttcgaaaaaaaaaaaaggggaGCGTGCATTCTCCTTACAATGTCCCCACCCCCACATAAACACACGTCATACATAATACAGTTTCTCGTCGTTACTATGGAGAGcgaagaataataataattcaTATTATCCAACATGTTAAACATAACCCTAAAGTTAAATTTAACTTCCCCCCACCCCCACAACAAAATAGTACAGATGTTTTTCACACTAGAGCTTGTATGGTAATAGTGGCGAGGaccaacaaaagaagaaacttttaacaaacatttttttatgctTACTGTGACCAGCTAACTCTCTCCCGTGAATATTTGCTTCACCagttgaagagaaaaacaataCCGAACTAGAATAAAGCCAATGCATATAAAAGGTGTAAGTAAGatcgttttttttaacGTAGTATGGTGAGatgatttttgttgaataaaatttgaagaagtatattttttgtcTAATCCTTCAAAATGGAACCTATATTTGCAACATCATCATCCCAGATTGCTATgagaggaagaaaacaaaaccaagaagaaataattTCACGCGCGTCCAGCGAGCACAAAGAAGGACCTGTTTGCGAGCATATTTCTTCTGTGGGAGAGTATGTTACGATCGGTgacaaaattttcaaaagaagtgattttgaaaattatttatCAAGTAACCCAAGTAGCGATGTGCGCCTGGAGCAGCCAAGACCAACTAGCTTTGCAAACCCTCTTCCACTAGGATTGGCGTCCTTCTCGTTCATGTGTTTAACACTGGGGTTAGTTAACGCGAGAGTGCGTGGAGTTACTGACCTCAATCTTTTGAATgcttctttcatttttggtgGCGCAGTTGTTTTGTTGTCAGGACTGCTATCCTTCTGCGTCGGTGATACATTTTGTATGACGGTCTTTGGAACATTTGGGGGGTTTTGGATTAGTTGGGGCTGCCTTAACCTGGAGCAATTTGGAGTGGCTAAAGCTTACGCAGATAATCCACAGGCATTGAACAATATACTTGGGTTTTACCTGGCTGGATGGACTGTATTTAATTTCATGGTAATGGTCTGCTCGATGAAGAGTACCTGGGGTATATTCCTACTACTACTTTTCCTAGACTTGACGTTTTTAATGCTGTGCGTCGGTTCTTTTACATCAAACGTTAACGCTTCGATGGCAGGGGGTTACTTTGGTATATTAAGCAGCTGTTGTGGTTGGTATTCATTATATTGTTCAATtgcaaacaaagaaagctcctattttcctttggttGCATATCCGATGCCAAGTGTTCACCAGgtataaaataaatgacTAATGCCGGAATAAACTCTCAGATATATGTTTGTCGATGCTGGCGctaaaatataatattatcCGGCTCTTCCATGACTATGCTCAGATTTCGAAACGGAAATGTAAATATGTTTATTTAATTAAAATTTATTATAATATGAATTTAGTTTTAGTAGAATAATTACAGTGATTATAATCTTTGTCAGGAATGTAAACAACATTCATAATTCTAAATACTGAAATGACGCTACATTTCTGAGGTGGACCGCCATCAGGCGAATCTGGTGCTCAATGAAAAGACACGGTCTATGAAAGGAGAGAAACCGTAATAAATTTTCACAAAAACGATAGcgtttcaaagaaaatgcacAGGAACGCCATTCTTTCAAAGGCACGCTTGCGCGTTGTTTAGTTAAAAAACTTCATAGAGCTGCTTTAAAAGTAGTCACCCTCTTACTCACCAAAAGTGGTTTAACGTACCCAGCCAGAGGTGCTTTGCGCAGATTAAGAACTCCGAGGCTTCATTTTGGGTCGATAATTCTCTTTAGAATGCCATCACATGACTTTCACATGATCATGTTGAAACGCGCTGCCCGAGAAAAAGCGTTCTGCCCGATATGCAAGGTACGTCAGGTATGTGAGCTCGCGGCTAAGAAAAGGTATAAGATGAGAAAAGGTAAGATTAGTGAGGTGAATGATAGGAGTATGCGGCGGCTCAGTGTCTTGTAAGGTTGTATTCATGTCTTCGGGGAGTAAGAGCATGGAAAGTTACGGTTTAGATGCAgttatgtatatataagtgTATATGTGCTTGATGAAAAGTGAATAAGTAGAGtaaaatttaaaatatgaaatgtGATTTTTTAGCGTCCGTAGGAGTATGcgatggtattatgatgTATTGTGTGATATGGTATGTTATAGTATCATATTTGGCATCAGTGTGAGTATGGGAAGGCATTAATGTCATAGTGAGTGTAGTATAGCAtgatatatgatattatgtAGAGATGCATGGTATGCGATAATATAGAGATAGAGTGATGGTAATATAGTGTGATGATATTATGGGTAAAGATGTTGATATCCCAGGAGCATCCCTGTAAGTATGCGGTTGTTGTATATAGAAAAggtattataatatattgTAGTGCTATTgagagtgatggtatatgtAGTGCAGAATATGTAATATGATATTGATAGTGATATTTATGATATTGATACTGATATGTGATATAGAAAGAGATGGGATTAAGTATCGGGTTATGTGGTGGTATAGCtatgatattttcttgagatTGGTCAGGATAATGAAGTATGCTATGGGATATTgaaagtgatggtatattGCATGGGAGATATGGAGAGAGATGTGTGAAGagagatggtattatgataatattataatgAGGTATGGTATGAGATGTTTAGtgagtgatggtatatcGTATGTGATGTGTGAAACGAGATGGTATTATGTATCGAGATATGTGGTGATAGGGTGTGGTGAAGGTATATAGTATTCGATAGTGTGAGTGCAAatgtgaaaatattgagaTGTTTTAAGCGGATATATGATGTAG
It encodes:
- a CDS encoding acetate uptake transporter family protein; the encoded protein is MEPIFATSSSQIAMRGRKQNQEEIISRASSEHKEGPVCEHISSVGEYVTIGDKIFKRSDFENYLSSNPSSDVRLEQPRPTSFANPLPLGLASFSFMCLTLGLVNARVRGVTDLNLLNASFIFGGAVVLLSGLLSFCVGDTFCMTVFGTFGGFWISWGCLNLEQFGVAKAYADNPQALNNILGFYLAGWTVFNFMVMVCSMKSTWGIFLLLLFLDLTFLMLCVGSFTSNVNASMAGGYFGILSSCCGWYSLYCSIANKESSYFPLVAYPMPSVHQV